A genome region from Eschrichtius robustus isolate mEscRob2 chromosome 4, mEscRob2.pri, whole genome shotgun sequence includes the following:
- the EPGN gene encoding epigen isoform X4, translated as MAFGVSISVYFLFNAVTALTEEAARTVTPPATTQQTGYTEGPIALRLSHPCLEDHNSYCINGVCAFHHELEKAICRCFTGYTGERCLKLKSPYNVCSGGRPL; from the exons ATGGCTTTCGGAGTTTCAATATCAGTCTATTTCTTATTCAATG CTGTGACAGCATTGACTGAAGAGGCAGCCAGGACTGTAACACCCCCAGCCACAACCCAGCAAA CTGGCTACACAGAAGGACCCATAGCGTTGAGGCTCTCACATCCTTGCCTGGAGGACCACAATAGTTACTGCATTAATGGTGTTTGTGCATTCCACCATGAGCTGGAGAAAGCCATCTGCAG gtgttTCACTGGTTATACTGGAGAAAG GTGTCTAAAATTGAAATCACCTTACAACGTCTGTTCCGGAGGAAGACCACTATGA
- the EPGN gene encoding epigen isoform X2, whose protein sequence is MAFGVSISVYFLFNAVTALTEEAARTVTPPATTQQSNWTVNKTEAGYTEGPIALRLSHPCLEDHNSYCINGVCAFHHELEKAICRCFTGYTGERCLKLKSPYNVCSGGRPL, encoded by the exons ATGGCTTTCGGAGTTTCAATATCAGTCTATTTCTTATTCAATG CTGTGACAGCATTGACTGAAGAGGCAGCCAGGACTGTAACACCCCCAGCCACAACCCAGCAAAGTAACTGGACCGTTAACAAAACAGAAG CTGGCTACACAGAAGGACCCATAGCGTTGAGGCTCTCACATCCTTGCCTGGAGGACCACAATAGTTACTGCATTAATGGTGTTTGTGCATTCCACCATGAGCTGGAGAAAGCCATCTGCAG gtgttTCACTGGTTATACTGGAGAAAG GTGTCTAAAATTGAAATCACCTTACAACGTCTGTTCCGGAGGAAGACCACTATGA
- the EPGN gene encoding epigen isoform X5 produces the protein MAFGVSISVYFLFNAVTALTEEAARTVTPPATTQQTGYTEGPIALRLSHPCLEDHNSYCINGVCAFHHELEKAICRCLKLKSPYNVCSGGRPL, from the exons ATGGCTTTCGGAGTTTCAATATCAGTCTATTTCTTATTCAATG CTGTGACAGCATTGACTGAAGAGGCAGCCAGGACTGTAACACCCCCAGCCACAACCCAGCAAA CTGGCTACACAGAAGGACCCATAGCGTTGAGGCTCTCACATCCTTGCCTGGAGGACCACAATAGTTACTGCATTAATGGTGTTTGTGCATTCCACCATGAGCTGGAGAAAGCCATCTGCAG GTGTCTAAAATTGAAATCACCTTACAACGTCTGTTCCGGAGGAAGACCACTATGA
- the EPGN gene encoding epigen isoform X1, which yields MAFGVSISVYFLFNAVTALTEEAARTVTPPATTQQSNWTVNKTEAGYTEGPIALRLSHPCLEDHNSYCINGVCAFHHELEKAICRCFTGYTGERCEHLTLTSYAVDSYEKYTTIGIGVGLLLSGFLVIFYCYLRKRCLKLKSPYNVCSGGRPL from the exons ATGGCTTTCGGAGTTTCAATATCAGTCTATTTCTTATTCAATG CTGTGACAGCATTGACTGAAGAGGCAGCCAGGACTGTAACACCCCCAGCCACAACCCAGCAAAGTAACTGGACCGTTAACAAAACAGAAG CTGGCTACACAGAAGGACCCATAGCGTTGAGGCTCTCACATCCTTGCCTGGAGGACCACAATAGTTACTGCATTAATGGTGTTTGTGCATTCCACCATGAGCTGGAGAAAGCCATCTGCAG gtgttTCACTGGTTATACTGGAGAAAGGTGTGAGCACTTGACCTTAACTTCATATGCTGTGGATTCTTATGAAAAATACACCACAATTGGGATTGGCGTTGGATTATTATTAAGtggttttcttgttattttttactGCTACCTAAGAAAGAG GTGTCTAAAATTGAAATCACCTTACAACGTCTGTTCCGGAGGAAGACCACTATGA
- the EPGN gene encoding epigen isoform X3 codes for MAFGVSISVYFLFNAVTALTEEAARTVTPPATTQQSNWTVNKTEAGYTEGPIALRLSHPCLEDHNSYCINGVCAFHHELEKAICRCLKLKSPYNVCSGGRPL; via the exons ATGGCTTTCGGAGTTTCAATATCAGTCTATTTCTTATTCAATG CTGTGACAGCATTGACTGAAGAGGCAGCCAGGACTGTAACACCCCCAGCCACAACCCAGCAAAGTAACTGGACCGTTAACAAAACAGAAG CTGGCTACACAGAAGGACCCATAGCGTTGAGGCTCTCACATCCTTGCCTGGAGGACCACAATAGTTACTGCATTAATGGTGTTTGTGCATTCCACCATGAGCTGGAGAAAGCCATCTGCAG GTGTCTAAAATTGAAATCACCTTACAACGTCTGTTCCGGAGGAAGACCACTATGA